In the genome of Streptomyces collinus, one region contains:
- a CDS encoding xylulokinase — translation MGIVAGLDSSPDFTRIVVCDTDTGAVLRQGYAPHPVESPAGGGRPSDVDPQAWLLSLGEAAGGGLLEGVQAIGVSTQQNAVVPLDAQGNTVRPAMVGGDKRTQVAAADLVDALGGREAWAQAVGCVPQAAQPVTKLRWMARTEPENAQRTAILLQAHDWLVWQLLGRPVRRTTDRGGASGTGYWSAATGGYRTDLVELALGHQAMLPEVIGPAEAAGRTPEGLLISVGTGETMAAAFGLGIGLGDAVVSLGASGSVMAVHPEALVDGSGMITALADATGMHLPVVTTLNAVRTLRGAAELLGLPDLESLSDLAMKSTPGSHGLVLLPYLEGERTPNLPHTAGTLAGLRRESMKAEHLARAAFEGMLCGLADALDVLRGRGVEVRRVFLLGPAAELPAVQAAAPALFGTQVVVPQPADYAAIGAARQAAWALGASQGTLDVRNPPVWQGAVAQVLEPGDELAVGQAVRQQFVAVREQTHPGAL, via the coding sequence ATGGGGATAGTCGCCGGGTTGGACAGTTCACCCGATTTCACTCGTATCGTCGTCTGTGACACGGACACCGGAGCCGTGCTCAGGCAGGGATATGCACCGCATCCGGTGGAGAGCCCCGCGGGCGGTGGCCGGCCGTCGGACGTCGATCCGCAGGCCTGGCTGCTCTCCCTGGGCGAGGCCGCGGGCGGTGGGCTGCTCGAAGGTGTGCAGGCGATCGGCGTCTCGACGCAGCAGAACGCCGTCGTGCCACTGGACGCGCAGGGCAACACCGTGCGGCCGGCGATGGTCGGCGGTGACAAGCGGACGCAGGTCGCCGCGGCCGACCTGGTCGACGCGCTCGGCGGGCGTGAGGCGTGGGCGCAGGCCGTGGGCTGTGTGCCGCAGGCCGCGCAGCCCGTCACGAAGCTGCGCTGGATGGCCCGGACCGAGCCGGAGAACGCGCAGCGCACCGCGATCCTCCTCCAGGCACACGACTGGCTGGTGTGGCAGCTGCTGGGCCGGCCGGTCAGGAGGACCACCGACCGGGGCGGGGCGTCCGGCACCGGCTACTGGTCGGCGGCGACCGGCGGCTACCGGACCGACCTCGTGGAGCTGGCGCTCGGGCACCAGGCGATGCTGCCGGAGGTGATCGGCCCGGCGGAGGCGGCCGGTAGGACGCCGGAGGGGCTGCTGATCTCCGTGGGCACCGGCGAGACCATGGCGGCGGCCTTCGGTCTCGGCATCGGCCTCGGTGACGCGGTGGTGTCGCTGGGCGCGTCCGGGTCCGTGATGGCCGTGCATCCCGAGGCCCTGGTCGACGGGTCGGGCATGATCACCGCGCTCGCGGACGCGACCGGCATGCACCTGCCCGTCGTCACCACGCTGAACGCCGTACGGACCCTGCGCGGGGCCGCCGAGCTGCTCGGGCTGCCCGATCTGGAGAGCCTGTCCGACCTGGCGATGAAGTCGACGCCCGGCTCGCACGGGCTGGTGCTGCTGCCCTATCTGGAGGGCGAGCGGACGCCGAACCTGCCGCACACCGCCGGGACCCTGGCCGGGCTGCGGCGCGAGTCGATGAAGGCGGAGCACCTGGCGCGGGCGGCGTTCGAGGGGATGCTGTGCGGGCTCGCGGACGCGCTGGACGTGCTGCGCGGCCGGGGTGTGGAGGTGCGCCGGGTGTTCCTGCTCGGGCCGGCCGCCGAGCTGCCCGCGGTCCAGGCGGCGGCACCCGCGCTGTTCGGGACGCAGGTCGTGGTGCCGCAGCCGGCGGACTACGCGGCGATCGGCGCCGCCCGTCAGGCGGCCTGGGCGCTGGGGGCGTCGCAGGGCACGCTCGACGTGCGGAACCCGCCGGTCTGGCAGGGTGCGGTGGCGCAGGTGCTGGAGCCTGGGGACGAACTGGCCGTGGGGCAGGCGGTGCGGCAGCAGTTCGTGGCGGTGCGGGAGCAGACGCATCCCGGAGCCCTCTGA
- a CDS encoding YtxH domain-containing protein, translating to MRYRLTFVAGVVLGYVLGTRAGRERYEQLKKSARQFAQNPAVRNTAETAAHQGREFAGKAYHVVSDKVGDRVPDSVADRVRHLRDRATHNGGEDDWGTTNT from the coding sequence ATGCGTTACCGGCTCACGTTCGTCGCCGGAGTCGTCCTGGGTTACGTGCTGGGCACGAGGGCCGGGCGCGAGCGCTACGAGCAGCTGAAGAAGTCAGCCCGGCAGTTCGCTCAGAACCCCGCGGTCCGCAACACCGCCGAGACGGCGGCCCATCAGGGCCGTGAGTTCGCGGGCAAGGCGTACCACGTGGTGAGCGACAAGGTCGGCGACCGAGTCCCCGACTCGGTGGCGGACCGGGTCCGTCACCTCCGCGACCGAGCCACCCACAACGGCGGCGAGGACGACTGGGGCACGACCAATACCTGA
- a CDS encoding PIN domain nuclease, which produces MITYLLDTSALWHLFRTPGALRPWEGHIAAGVFHLCEPTRAEFLYSATSPSHRDELAEELDALCLLSPVPKNAWRWVDTAQYKLTQRGQHRAAGAIDLLVCATAVHHGHTVLHVDNDFATVAGVLKEVQQRDVRA; this is translated from the coding sequence GTGATCACGTATCTGCTGGACACCTCGGCTCTGTGGCACCTGTTCCGTACTCCAGGTGCGCTGCGCCCCTGGGAAGGGCACATCGCCGCCGGGGTGTTCCACCTCTGCGAGCCGACACGTGCCGAATTTCTCTACTCGGCGACCAGCCCGTCTCACCGAGATGAGCTGGCAGAGGAGCTGGACGCGCTCTGCCTGCTCTCTCCGGTTCCCAAGAACGCCTGGCGGTGGGTCGACACCGCCCAGTACAAACTGACCCAGAGGGGCCAGCATCGGGCGGCGGGAGCGATCGACCTGTTGGTGTGTGCGACAGCTGTACACCATGGGCACACCGTCCTCCACGTGGACAATGACTTCGCGACGGTGGCCGGAGTCCTCAAGGAAGTTCAGCAGCGGGACGTACGAGCCTGA
- a CDS encoding ABC transporter ATP-binding protein translates to MLIRLLRTYLRPYQRPIALLVLLQFLQTCATLYLPTLNADIIDQGVVNGDTGYILGYGGLMIGISLVQVVCNIGAVYYGARTAAALGRDVRGAVFDRVQSFSAREVGHFGAPSLITRTTNDVQQVQMLALMTFTLLVSAPIMCVGGIVLALGLDVPLSGVLVAVVPVLGICVTLIVRRLRPLFRAMQERLDSVNRVLREQITGNRVIRAFVRDEYEQQRFRKANTDLTDFALGTGNLLALMFPIVMTVVNLSSIAVVWFGAHRIDSGGMQIGDLTAFLAYLMQIVMSVMMATFMFMMVPRAEVCAERVQEVLDTSSSVVPPSAPVRELRRHGHLEIRGAGFRYPGAEEPVLRAVDLVARPGETTAVIGSTGSGKSTLLGLVPRLFDATEGQVLVDGVEVAEIEPKLLARTVGLVPQKPYLFAGTVATNLRYGNPDATDEELWHALEVAQAKDFVDGLESGLDAPIAQGGTNVSGGQRQRLAIARTLVQRPEIYLFDDSFSALDYATDAALRAALSRETAEATVVIVAQRVATIRDADRIVVLDEGRVVGTGRHHELMADNETYREIVLSQLTEAEAA, encoded by the coding sequence GTGCTCATACGACTTCTGCGGACCTATCTCAGGCCCTATCAGAGACCCATCGCCCTGCTGGTACTGCTGCAGTTCCTGCAGACCTGCGCCACGCTCTACCTGCCCACGCTCAACGCCGACATCATCGACCAGGGTGTCGTGAACGGCGACACCGGCTACATCCTGGGCTACGGCGGTCTGATGATCGGCATCTCGCTGGTCCAGGTCGTGTGCAACATCGGTGCCGTGTACTACGGCGCCCGTACGGCGGCGGCGCTGGGGCGGGACGTGCGCGGTGCCGTGTTCGACCGGGTGCAGTCGTTCTCCGCGCGTGAGGTCGGCCACTTCGGGGCGCCGTCGCTGATCACCCGGACGACGAACGACGTCCAGCAGGTGCAGATGCTGGCGCTGATGACGTTCACGCTGCTGGTGTCGGCGCCGATCATGTGCGTGGGCGGCATCGTGCTGGCGCTCGGGCTCGACGTGCCGTTGTCCGGGGTGCTGGTGGCGGTCGTGCCGGTGCTGGGCATCTGCGTGACGCTGATCGTGCGGCGGCTGCGGCCGCTGTTCCGTGCGATGCAGGAGCGGCTGGACTCGGTGAACCGGGTGCTGCGCGAGCAGATCACCGGCAACCGTGTGATCCGGGCCTTCGTCCGGGACGAGTACGAGCAGCAGCGCTTCCGGAAGGCCAACACCGACCTCACCGACTTCGCGCTGGGCACCGGCAACCTGCTCGCGCTGATGTTCCCGATCGTCATGACGGTGGTGAACCTGTCGTCGATCGCCGTGGTGTGGTTCGGTGCGCACCGGATCGACAGCGGCGGGATGCAGATCGGCGACCTGACCGCGTTCCTGGCCTATCTGATGCAGATCGTCATGTCCGTGATGATGGCCACCTTCATGTTCATGATGGTGCCGCGCGCGGAGGTGTGTGCCGAGCGCGTCCAGGAGGTGCTGGACACCTCCTCCAGCGTCGTGCCGCCGTCGGCGCCGGTGCGGGAGCTGCGCCGGCACGGGCATCTGGAGATCCGCGGGGCGGGCTTCCGCTATCCGGGTGCCGAGGAGCCGGTGCTGCGGGCGGTGGATCTCGTGGCCCGTCCCGGTGAGACGACGGCCGTCATCGGCTCGACCGGCAGCGGCAAGTCCACGCTGCTCGGGCTGGTGCCGCGGCTGTTCGACGCGACCGAGGGGCAGGTACTCGTCGACGGGGTCGAGGTCGCGGAGATCGAGCCCAAGCTGCTCGCGAGGACCGTCGGGCTGGTGCCGCAGAAGCCGTACCTGTTCGCGGGGACCGTGGCGACCAACCTGCGCTACGGCAATCCGGACGCCACCGACGAGGAGCTGTGGCACGCGCTGGAGGTGGCGCAGGCCAAGGACTTCGTCGACGGCCTGGAGAGCGGGCTCGACGCGCCGATCGCGCAGGGCGGGACGAACGTCTCCGGCGGGCAGCGGCAGCGGCTGGCGATCGCCCGGACGCTGGTGCAACGGCCCGAGATCTACCTCTTCGACGACTCCTTCTCCGCGCTCGACTACGCCACGGACGCCGCCCTGCGGGCCGCGCTCTCGCGGGAGACCGCCGAGGCGACGGTGGTGATCGTCGCCCAGCGGGTGGCGACCATCCGGGACGCCGACCGGATCGTCGTCCTCGACGAGGGCCGGGTCGTCGGCACCGGGCGGCACCACGAGCTGATGGCGGACAACGAGACCTACCGGGAGATCGTGCTCTCCCAGCTCACGGAAGCGGAGGCTGCCTGA
- a CDS encoding ABC transporter ATP-binding protein has product MAGPMGRMMAGGGPDQRSLDFKGSGKRLVARFRPERATIYVLLLCVVLSVGLNVVGPKILGKATDLVFAGIVGRGMPEGASKEQVLDSMRQRGDGDVADMLRSTDFTPGAGIDFTAVGHVLLLALGVFTVAGLLMAVATRLVNRAVNRTMFRMREDVQTKLSRLPLSYFDKRQRGEVLSRATNDIDNIGQTLQQSMGQLINSVLTIIGVLAMMFYVSWILALVALVTVPLSFVVATRVGKRSQPHFVQQWRSTGQLNAHIEEMYTGHALVKVFGRQEESARQFAEQNDALYEAGFKAQFNSGVMQPLMMFVSNLNYVLVAVVGGLRVASGSLSIGDVQAFIQYSRQFSMPLTQVASMANLVQSGVASAERVFELLDAEEQGADPVPGVRPEELRGQVALEHVSFRYDPDKPLIEDLSLKVEPGHTVAIVGPTGAGKTTLVNLLMRFYDVTGGRITLDGVDIARMSRDELRAGIGMVLQDTWLFGGTIAENIAYGASREVTRGEIEEAARAAHADRFVRTLPDGYDTVIDDEGTGVSAGEKQLITIARAFLSDPVILVLDEATSSVDTRTEVLIQKAMAKLAHGRTSFVIAHRLSTIRDADAILVMENGSIVEQGTHEELLAAGGAYARLYKAQFAQAVAEVD; this is encoded by the coding sequence ATGGCGGGGCCCATGGGGCGGATGATGGCCGGGGGCGGCCCCGACCAGCGCTCGCTGGACTTCAAGGGATCCGGCAAACGGCTCGTCGCGCGGTTCCGCCCGGAGCGCGCGACCATCTACGTGCTGCTGCTGTGCGTGGTGCTCAGCGTCGGCCTCAACGTCGTCGGGCCGAAGATCCTCGGCAAGGCGACCGACCTGGTCTTCGCGGGCATCGTCGGACGGGGCATGCCGGAGGGGGCGAGCAAGGAGCAGGTCCTCGACTCGATGCGGCAGCGCGGGGACGGGGACGTCGCCGACATGCTGCGCAGCACCGACTTCACCCCCGGCGCGGGCATCGACTTCACGGCCGTCGGGCATGTGCTGCTGCTCGCGCTGGGAGTGTTCACGGTGGCCGGGCTGCTGATGGCGGTGGCGACGCGGCTGGTGAACCGGGCCGTGAACCGGACCATGTTCCGGATGCGCGAGGACGTCCAGACGAAGCTGTCGCGGCTGCCGCTGTCGTACTTCGACAAGCGCCAGCGCGGTGAGGTGCTGTCCCGGGCGACGAACGACATCGACAACATCGGGCAGACGCTCCAGCAGTCGATGGGGCAGCTCATCAACTCGGTGCTGACCATCATCGGCGTGCTCGCGATGATGTTCTACGTCTCGTGGATCCTGGCGCTGGTCGCGCTGGTGACCGTGCCGCTGTCGTTCGTCGTGGCCACACGGGTGGGCAAGCGGTCGCAGCCGCACTTCGTGCAGCAGTGGCGCTCCACGGGGCAGTTGAACGCGCACATCGAGGAGATGTACACCGGGCACGCCCTGGTGAAGGTGTTCGGGCGGCAGGAGGAGTCGGCGCGGCAGTTCGCCGAGCAGAACGACGCGCTGTACGAGGCGGGGTTCAAGGCGCAGTTCAACAGCGGGGTCATGCAGCCGCTGATGATGTTCGTGTCGAACCTCAACTACGTGCTGGTCGCGGTGGTGGGCGGGCTCCGGGTCGCCTCGGGCTCGCTGTCGATCGGCGACGTGCAGGCCTTCATCCAGTACTCGCGGCAGTTCTCCATGCCGCTGACGCAGGTCGCCTCCATGGCGAACCTGGTGCAGTCGGGTGTCGCCTCCGCGGAGCGGGTCTTCGAGCTGCTCGACGCGGAGGAGCAGGGTGCCGACCCGGTGCCGGGCGTGCGGCCGGAGGAGCTGCGCGGGCAGGTGGCGCTGGAGCACGTGTCGTTCCGCTACGACCCCGACAAGCCGCTCATCGAGGACCTGTCGCTGAAGGTCGAGCCGGGGCACACGGTCGCCATCGTCGGCCCGACCGGCGCCGGCAAGACGACCCTGGTGAACCTGCTGATGCGGTTCTACGACGTTACCGGCGGGCGCATCACCCTCGACGGGGTCGACATCGCGCGGATGTCCCGGGACGAACTGCGCGCCGGGATCGGCATGGTGCTCCAGGACACCTGGCTGTTCGGCGGCACGATCGCGGAGAACATCGCGTACGGCGCGTCCCGGGAAGTCACCCGCGGGGAGATCGAGGAGGCGGCCCGGGCGGCGCACGCGGACCGGTTCGTCCGGACGCTGCCGGACGGGTACGACACCGTGATCGACGACGAGGGGACGGGGGTCAGCGCGGGTGAGAAGCAGCTGATCACCATCGCCCGGGCGTTCCTGTCCGACCCGGTGATCCTGGTGCTGGACGAGGCGACCAGCTCGGTCGACACGCGTACCGAGGTGCTCATTCAGAAGGCCATGGCGAAACTCGCCCACGGGCGTACGTCGTTCGTCATCGCCCACCGGTTGTCGACGATCCGGGACGCGGACGCGATCCTCGTCATGGAGAACGGGTCGATCGTCGAGCAGGGCACGCACGAGGAGCTGCTCGCGGCGGGCGGTGCGTATGCGCGGCTGTACAAGGCGCAGTTCGCGCAGGCCGTGGCCGAGGTGGACTGA
- a CDS encoding ABC transporter permease → MTVTDERAPLATESERPVEPSRFSLRHPKSRIAWIRPSVWAPLLVMLAFLAVLWQWAAQELPYLLPPLPKIGSSLTTQFGYYVDNALVTVGEATGGLAIGFVAAFVLAVLTSELPLLRRAVMPMAVVLNVTPLVAIAPALVVAFGFGPLPKLIIAGLICFFPILINTAAGLGSVPLQVLQVYRTMDAGRFELLWHVRIPNALPFLFAALRIVFPLSIVGAVVAEMSASGSTRGLGTAISTASSMNQLPVVYASILVLAVMGVLLLLAVTLVERRVLHWHDSEHN, encoded by the coding sequence ATGACCGTGACCGACGAACGCGCTCCCCTGGCCACCGAGAGCGAGCGGCCCGTCGAACCGTCGCGCTTCAGCCTCAGGCATCCGAAGTCCCGGATCGCGTGGATCCGCCCCTCCGTGTGGGCGCCCCTCCTCGTGATGCTGGCGTTCCTCGCCGTCCTGTGGCAGTGGGCAGCCCAGGAACTGCCCTACCTGCTGCCGCCGCTGCCGAAGATCGGCAGCTCGCTCACCACCCAGTTCGGCTACTACGTCGACAACGCCCTGGTGACCGTGGGCGAGGCGACAGGTGGCCTCGCAATCGGGTTCGTCGCCGCGTTCGTCCTCGCGGTGCTGACGAGTGAACTGCCGCTCCTGCGCCGGGCGGTCATGCCGATGGCGGTCGTCCTCAACGTCACCCCGCTCGTGGCGATCGCACCTGCCCTGGTCGTGGCCTTCGGCTTCGGTCCGCTGCCCAAGCTCATCATCGCCGGCCTGATCTGCTTCTTCCCGATTCTCATCAACACCGCGGCCGGCCTGGGATCCGTGCCGCTGCAGGTGCTGCAGGTGTACCGGACGATGGATGCCGGCCGCTTCGAGCTGCTGTGGCACGTACGCATCCCCAACGCCCTGCCGTTCCTGTTCGCGGCGCTGCGCATCGTCTTCCCGCTGTCGATCGTCGGCGCCGTGGTGGCCGAGATGTCGGCGTCGGGATCCACCCGTGGCCTCGGCACCGCGATCAGCACGGCCTCGTCCATGAACCAGCTGCCGGTCGTATACGCCTCGATCCTCGTCCTGGCCGTCATGGGCGTGCTGCTGCTGCTCGCCGTGACGCTGGTCGAACGCCGCGTGCTGCACTGGCACGACAGCGAGCACAACTGA
- a CDS encoding RNA polymerase sigma factor: MPESSERGRSVTDGSQTPAVPLIAYGTESGEADSAPEVPLPYPLAAIILEVAPVQTQTLTQTGAGAAPGADGTDPDVEADALSAVPAQSRAVHHPEAEPEPEEPPAGAVEPAEEPEAVEPPRLRTETGSPSSDLFRQYLREIGRIPLLTAAEEVELARRVEAGLFAEEKLRLTPDLDSQLALDLDRLVVMGRMAKRRLIEANLRLVVSVAKRYVGRGLTMLDLVQEGNLGLIRAVEKFDYARGYKFSTYATWWIRQAMSRALADQARTIRVPVHVVELINRVVRVQRRMLQERGYEPTPEEVAAHLDLAPERVSEVLRLAQEPVSLHAPVGEEDDVALGDLIEDGDAASPVESAAFLLLREHLEAVLSTLGERERERKVVQLRYGLADGRPRTLEEIGRIFGVTRERIRQIESKTLNKLRDHAFADQLRGYLD, translated from the coding sequence GTGCCTGAGTCCTCGGAGCGCGGCCGATCCGTCACCGACGGGTCCCAGACCCCCGCGGTTCCGCTCATCGCGTACGGGACGGAAAGCGGCGAGGCCGACTCCGCCCCCGAAGTACCGCTGCCGTACCCCCTGGCAGCGATCATCCTGGAGGTCGCCCCCGTGCAGACCCAGACCCTCACCCAGACCGGCGCCGGTGCCGCCCCTGGCGCCGACGGGACCGATCCGGACGTGGAGGCCGACGCCCTGTCCGCGGTCCCGGCGCAGAGCCGCGCCGTGCACCACCCCGAGGCGGAACCGGAGCCGGAGGAGCCGCCCGCCGGTGCCGTGGAGCCGGCCGAGGAGCCCGAAGCCGTCGAACCGCCGCGCCTGCGCACCGAGACCGGCAGCCCCTCCTCGGACCTGTTCCGCCAGTACCTGCGGGAGATCGGCCGCATCCCCCTGCTGACGGCCGCGGAGGAGGTCGAACTCGCCCGCCGTGTCGAGGCCGGCCTGTTCGCCGAGGAGAAGCTGCGGCTCACCCCCGACCTGGACAGCCAGCTCGCCCTGGACCTGGACCGGCTCGTCGTCATGGGCCGCATGGCCAAACGCCGCCTGATCGAGGCGAACCTGCGCCTGGTCGTCTCGGTCGCCAAGCGCTACGTCGGCCGCGGCCTGACCATGCTCGACCTCGTCCAGGAGGGCAACCTCGGCCTCATCAGGGCCGTCGAGAAGTTCGACTACGCCCGCGGCTACAAGTTCTCCACGTACGCCACGTGGTGGATCCGCCAGGCCATGTCCCGTGCCCTGGCCGACCAGGCCCGCACGATACGGGTCCCGGTCCATGTCGTGGAGCTCATCAACCGGGTCGTCCGCGTCCAGCGGCGCATGCTCCAGGAGCGGGGCTACGAGCCGACCCCGGAGGAGGTCGCGGCCCACCTGGACCTCGCGCCGGAGCGGGTCAGCGAGGTCCTGCGCCTCGCCCAGGAGCCGGTGTCGCTGCACGCGCCCGTCGGCGAGGAGGACGACGTCGCCCTCGGCGACCTCATCGAGGACGGCGACGCGGCCTCTCCGGTGGAGTCGGCGGCGTTCCTGCTGCTCAGGGAGCATCTGGAGGCGGTCCTGTCGACGCTGGGGGAGCGGGAGCGGGAGCGGAAGGTGGTGCAACTCCGCTACGGGCTGGCGGACGGCCGCCCCCGCACGCTGGAGGAGATCGGCCGCATCTTCGGCGTGACGCGGGAACGGATACGGCAGATCGAGTCCAAGACCCTCAACAAGCTGCGGGACCACGCTTTCGCGGACCAGCTCAGGGGCTACCTGGACTGA
- a CDS encoding type II toxin-antitoxin system VapB family antitoxin, with amino-acid sequence MSVTQIDLDDEALAEAMRLMGATTKKETVNAALRDYVARIKRLEAAEKLAARGSRGEFEQAAAAHDAEKRARREAFG; translated from the coding sequence GTGTCCGTCACGCAGATTGATCTCGACGACGAGGCGCTGGCCGAGGCCATGCGGCTCATGGGTGCCACGACAAAGAAGGAGACCGTCAACGCGGCCCTTCGGGATTACGTGGCGCGGATCAAGAGACTTGAGGCAGCGGAGAAGCTCGCCGCGCGAGGTTCGCGTGGCGAGTTCGAGCAGGCCGCGGCGGCGCATGACGCTGAGAAGCGTGCGCGACGCGAGGCCTTCGGGTGA
- a CDS encoding nucleotidyl transferase AbiEii/AbiGii toxin family protein, whose amino-acid sequence MTGTAWERFGWLSSEIPREPLDDATRRVEHLPKTLRPVPGDDVVQRPVFDPALKHLQKAYRATDPCFTDPARDEAWRAARGRALHLVLAAIAGSPWVDALVLRGSVLMSAWFGEAAREPGDLDFVVVPHTWRMDDGRTDRMLTGIAEAAQELAETRGPGVGISARGAVVEDIWTYDRVPGRRMVLPWGAPGLPGGHVQLDFVFNERLPEGPELVELPGGALVQAATPELSLAWKLLWVINDVHTQGKDLYDAVLLAERYPLRYELLHEVFRLSGEWPYPYREKILLEDVAEAVGYVEWEHFVTEYPRFRYDERTFAERLVRAVTPTFQGAGA is encoded by the coding sequence ATGACCGGGACGGCATGGGAGAGGTTCGGCTGGCTGAGTTCCGAGATCCCCCGGGAGCCGCTGGACGACGCCACCCGCCGGGTGGAACACCTGCCGAAGACGCTGCGTCCGGTGCCGGGGGACGACGTGGTGCAGCGGCCGGTCTTCGACCCGGCCCTCAAGCACCTCCAGAAGGCCTATCGCGCCACCGACCCGTGCTTCACCGACCCGGCGCGGGACGAGGCGTGGCGGGCGGCCCGCGGCCGGGCCCTGCACCTGGTACTGGCCGCGATCGCCGGCTCGCCATGGGTGGACGCACTGGTGCTGCGGGGCAGCGTGCTGATGTCGGCCTGGTTCGGGGAGGCCGCGCGCGAGCCCGGTGACCTGGACTTCGTCGTCGTTCCGCACACCTGGCGGATGGACGACGGCCGGACGGACCGGATGCTGACCGGGATCGCGGAGGCGGCGCAGGAACTGGCCGAGACGCGGGGGCCGGGGGTCGGGATCTCGGCACGCGGCGCGGTGGTCGAGGACATCTGGACCTACGACCGCGTGCCCGGCCGGCGCATGGTGCTCCCCTGGGGCGCGCCCGGCCTGCCCGGCGGCCACGTCCAGCTGGACTTCGTCTTCAACGAGCGGCTGCCCGAGGGACCCGAACTCGTCGAGCTGCCGGGCGGTGCGCTCGTCCAGGCCGCGACGCCGGAGCTGTCGCTGGCGTGGAAGCTGCTGTGGGTGATCAACGACGTGCACACCCAGGGCAAGGACCTGTACGACGCCGTCCTGCTGGCCGAGCGGTACCCGCTGCGTTACGAGCTGCTGCACGAGGTGTTCCGGCTGTCGGGCGAGTGGCCGTACCCGTACCGCGAGAAGATCCTCCTGGAGGACGTGGCGGAGGCGGTCGGCTACGTGGAGTGGGAGCACTTCGTCACCGAGTACCCGCGGTTCCGGTACGACGAGCGGACGTTCGCCGAGCGGCTGGTGCGCGCGGTGACGCCGACCTTCCAGGGGGCCGGGGCCTGA
- a CDS encoding ABC transporter ATP-binding protein: MTGTPALELRSVHRVYGFGPSATNALDDVDLTVPSGRFVSLIGPSGCGKSTLLRLAAGLERPDRGEVRVHGVPPAQACAAKMIGLVPQSPALLPWLSVLRNVTLPQKINKGSARRRERIAGLAEHEFVQSVQSTPSVPDMRELLVKAGLGEAMHKLPAEISGGMRQRAAIVRAFGLRPDVLVMDEPFSALDEFTRESLQDQLLDLWDELKTTVLFVTHSVSEAVRLSDTVVVMAPRPGRIVDVIDVDLPRPRGDRLFGERRFHEYEDLIRDRLRRAWRGEAA, from the coding sequence GTGACTGGTACGCCAGCACTTGAGTTGCGGTCGGTGCACCGGGTCTACGGATTCGGACCGTCCGCGACGAATGCCCTCGACGACGTTGATCTGACGGTGCCGTCCGGCCGCTTCGTCAGCCTCATCGGGCCCAGCGGCTGCGGCAAGTCGACACTGCTGCGCCTCGCGGCCGGCCTTGAGCGGCCCGACCGGGGTGAGGTCCGGGTGCACGGCGTCCCGCCCGCGCAGGCGTGCGCCGCCAAGATGATCGGGCTCGTGCCGCAGAGCCCCGCCCTGCTGCCGTGGCTGTCCGTGCTCCGGAACGTCACTCTGCCGCAGAAGATCAACAAGGGGTCGGCCAGGCGCCGCGAGCGCATCGCCGGCCTTGCGGAGCACGAATTCGTGCAGTCCGTGCAGTCCACGCCATCCGTCCCCGACATGCGGGAGCTCCTCGTCAAGGCCGGTCTCGGCGAGGCCATGCACAAGCTCCCCGCGGAGATTTCCGGTGGCATGCGGCAGCGTGCGGCGATCGTCCGCGCCTTCGGACTGCGGCCCGACGTACTCGTCATGGACGAGCCGTTCTCGGCACTCGACGAGTTCACCCGCGAGAGCCTGCAGGACCAACTCCTGGATCTGTGGGACGAGTTGAAGACGACGGTGCTGTTCGTCACGCACTCCGTGTCCGAGGCCGTCCGGCTCTCCGACACCGTGGTCGTCATGGCCCCGCGCCCCGGCCGCATCGTGGACGTCATCGATGTCGACCTGCCACGGCCACGCGGTGACCGCCTCTTCGGGGAGCGCCGCTTCCACGAGTACGAGGACCTGATCCGAGACCGACTGCGCCGTGCCTGGCGCGGCGAAGCCGCGTGA